TGCATTCTTGGCTCAGAATTCGCCTGAACTTTGATGATGATGGGCCGTGACATACTCTTGCTACTGGACACTTCTGGCTGGGCAGGAAGTTCTGGCTTTTGGGATGCAGATTTATGCAAGCTGTGTTTTGAATCTTTCTTTTTAGGAGGAGACGGCAGAATTTCCTCAGCACTAGTAGACGTTCTAGCAATGTCACTGTGCCTTTTCCTGTGCAACCTCTTGGATGAAGAAGGTTGGCTTGGTGAAAGAGAAACATCACTGGTTGAATAAATTGTATGCACAATGCTTTTAGAAGAATCTGAGGAGGCAGGTGAACTTGAAACAGGCACAGGTGTACTTGTAGCTGCAATAGCAGATGACACTAGCTGTGGACTGGAACCAGCAAGTGGCACAGAGGTCTGAACAGATGTTAAGGACACAGGGGCTGGCACAGCAACAGGAGCTGCCAGAACAGGGACAGGAATTGGAGCTTCAGCAGCAACTGATGATACAGGTGTAGTAAGGGAGGCAGGAGCTGACAATGACAATGGCGAAGTAATGGGAATCCCAGCAGAAACAATGGACCCAATGGGAGCAAGAACACAAGATGCTTGGCTGTCTGCACCAAGGGCAGATGTAATGGCTGGACTAGGTGCAGGTACAGGTGCCAGAGGTGGTGGCACAGATGGTAAAAATGGAGAGCTGCTGACTTCACTCTCACAAGCCACTTCAAGGGCTCCAATGTCTTCAACAGGCACCTCAGATAAATCATCTTGCAATGAAGCTACCAGTGAAGTCTGCATTGGGATAGTGAACACAGGATCCAGGTCGTTCTTGCCTTCAGCTGGTGCTGCGCTGATGACATCTGGAGCTTGCTCAGGCTCAAGAGCATCTTCACTAGGCACTTCAACTTCCTGTGCTACCTCTACTTCAATACAACTTCCGAGGTTCAGCTGTTCCATGAACTTTTCATATTCAGAAGTCAAGTCCTTGTCAGCCCCAAGTGGTGTCATCTGACTGGTTGCCATGCACACTAATTCCTCTGGCAAAGCAGTCGTGCTTGGGCTGGCAGCAACAGCTACATCTTCCTTTGGCTCTTCTGCTTTCATGATGGTTCCCGCTTGGGGTTCGCGATTCTCAGCTACAGTTTTTATGGCTCTTTCCACCTGTAGTTCACGATTCTCAGCTACGGTTTTCGTGCATCTTTCTGCCTGTAGTTCACTTTTCTCAGCCACGGTTTTCATTGCTCTTTCCGCCTGTCGTTCACTTTTCTCAGCTACGGTTTTCGTGGCTCTTTCCACCTGTCGTTCACTTTTCTCTGCTATGGTTTTCATAGCTCCTTTCGCCTGTCGTTCACTTTTCTCAGCTACGGTTTTCGTGGCTCTTTCCACCTGTCGTTCAGTTTTCTCAGCTACAGCTTTCATAGCTCTTTCCGCCAGTCGTTCACTTTTCTCAGCTACGGTTTTCATGGCTCTTTCCGCCTGCCGTTCACTTTTCTCAGCTACAGTTTTCATGGCTCTTTCCACCTGTCGTTCACTTTTCTCAGCTGCAGTTTTCATGGCTCTTTCCGCCTGTCGTTCACTTTTCTCAGCTACGGTTTTCATGGCTCTTTCCACCTGTCGTTCACTTTTCTCAGCTGCAGTTTTCAGTGGCTCTTTCCGCCTGTCGTTCACTTTTCTCTGCTACAGGTTTCGTGGCTCTTTCTGCCTGTAGTTCACTTTTCTCATCTGCAGTTTTCGTGGCTATTTCCGCCTGTAGTTCACTTTTCTCAGCTATGGTTTTCATGGCTCTTTCCGCCTGCCGTTCACTTTTCTCAGCTACGGTTTTCATGGCTCTTTCCACCTGTCGGTCACTTTTCTCAGCTGCAGTTTTCGTGGCTCTTTCTGCCTGTAGTTCACTTTTCTCAGCTGCAATTTTCATGGCTCTTTCCGCCTGTAGTTCACTTTTCTCAGCTATGGTTTTCGTAGCTCTTTCTGCTTGTAGTTTGCTTTTCTCAGCTACGGTTTTCTTGACTCTTTCCGCCTGTCGTTCACTTTTCTCAGCTACGGTTTTCGTGGCTCTTTCCACCTGTTGTTCGCTTTTCTCAGCTACAGTTTTCATGGCTCTTTCCGCCTGTCGTTCACTTTTCTCAGCTACGGTTTTCATGGCTCTTTCCGTCTGCAGTTCACTTTTCTCAACTACACTTTCCACAGTTTCTACATGAGCGTTTTCAATGTCCGCTATGATCTCGTTTGTGATACGTGAACTGTACTCCAAGAAACGAGTTTCTTCCAGAGAAGTCTCAGTATTTGAAAGTAGGTCGACCATATCGTCAGAAACATCCATAGCATTAGGTGAGGGCACGTTCTCTTCTTTCTCTATCTCCGGCAGCCTGACCTCTTCCTGACTGGAGCGTAAAACTTTATCCTCCATAAAACATTTTCTTGGACGAGTTGGTTCATTACTGACTTGTTTTTTCGTGCTACTGTTTTTTCCTTCATCCTCCCATTTATGTTCCTTAGCAGCTTCTTTTTCTGCACTTTCTACTGTCGTTTCAGGTTCAGCTGTCAATTGCATTTTGTCTTGCAATGATTCTCTCTTTACTGGTACAGCAAGTGGTGATTTTGATGGCACCTCCGTGTTCACTTCTGGTGGTTCACGCTCTGGGGTTCTTGGCACAGTACCTTTTGAGTGGTGTGTTGCACCAAGAGCTTCTGAACTGGCTAGCGTGGTTTCAACACTGCACTGTTTGGCTGCGTCCAACTCTGTGTTTGCCCACTGATCGCTGATTGCCATTTCTTCAGGCACATCCTCCTGATCAGCCTTGGAGTGACTTATTTCATTTTCAGAGTCCAGATCCTTTGCTGGCACTTCTGGACTGTCCATGTTATCGTACAGGCACTGCAAAGCCTGAAGTCCTGACATTGCATTGAGGTCGGGAGATACAAGGTCAGTGACATCTGATTCCTTTACTGCTTCCCTAGAAGGTGACGTTACTTTCTTTCTATCTGGAGCATCCAGCGGTACTTCCTTTTTCGACTTGTGTACTCTACTACGGCCGTCCTTTTTTGCAGAATCTTTTGGCACTTCGCgaatgtctttcttttcttctttttcctcagAATTACTAGCTACAGAAGTCCTTTTCTCCTTCTTTACATATGCTACACTGATCTTGCCATAAATAGGGTTGCAGCCATATGAAATAAATGGTTTGCTGTTAGTATATCTAATAAGAGCCATAGGCCagctgatttctttctttcgatCAGCTGTTTTCACTTTGATGCAGTCGCTGCCTTCTTTCCGTGCTTTTTCTAATGCTTCACCTTTAAGTCTCTCCCTCTCTTTTGGGTCCAAAATGGCCTCTTCCTTAGCTTTTTTTGCTCCTTCTTGGTCTTCCTtttttgttctttcctttttggtCTTCTCCTGCTTTGTAACAGACCTTCTATGCTCTGCAGTAGTGGTATTGGACTTAGGCAATCGATGACTGGTTCCTCTGCTATCAACCTTGTTTGCTCTTGGTGCATCCTGCTCGGAGGCTCTTTTCTTACATGCAGGCTCATTACTTGGAGATGGCTCACTCTTCCTTTTATGCTCCTTACTTCTCTTGCTGTCAAGTTTGTCGGTTGCTTTGTCATCACTCGTAGGCCAGCGACTGCTTGATGGGCAGTCCTTCTTGTCTTTTTTTGTATCACTGTGCTCAGTGCTATCTCGGCGCTCAGTACTGACAGGGCACTCAATGTGGTGCTCTGCACTGCTACGGCGCTCGGCAATGGCATTGCAGGGACTCTTGCTTGAAGGCATCTCAACAGTTTTTTTGGTTGAAGGTTCACAAGTTCCCTTGGCTGGGCCACTTGTAATAACTTTAGTAGCAACAAAATCAAGCTTCTTGGCTTCATTATCATCAACTTTATTTTTATGTGAACATTTAGAATGCTCTGTAGTCTTGCTGGGTGCATCTGCAGCACCAATACGTGCTTCATCCACATCAGATGTGTTTTTTTCAATTTTCAAATGTTGATCTTTGAGTTCACAGGGGACATCAGCGACATTCTTTGAGGACAGTTCTTCTAAACCTTTAACACTGCAGCTCTGTTGCAGCTTATCcgaagcttgcttgcttgtttgtgcATCATATGCAGGTTCAATTGGCTCAAGGTGAAAGGTCGTTAGCACATTCAAATCTTTGTCAGCTTTTGCTGCCTCCTTCACGATAACTTGCTCGGTGGGACCTCTTGAAGCACTAATTTCCTTGACAAGCTCCTGTGGTGGTTTTGAGTCTTCAGCTGTGCGTGCGGCATGTGACACACTCCCAATGTGGAATGTACTGCCTGAATGCTCCGAGGTCTGGGTTGTTTGCTTGCCTATGGTCAGTATGCTATCAATGCCAGCAGTCTGTGTGAGCATGGTGGCACATGCTTGCACAGTCTTGGCAGTCTGTGCCTTCTTCGCCATTCTAGCCATTTTTTCCTTAAGCATCTTGGACTTCAGCTTCAGtttcttcctctttttcttcAGTTTCTGAGGGCActccgaagaagaagaagaggatgaAGATGATGAGCTGCTAGAGCTGCTTGAACTAGAGCTGGAAGAAGACGAGCTGCTGGAACTCTCAGAGTCTGAGCCACTGCCTGAACTGCTTGAGCTACCACTCGTGCCTGAACTGCTGCTACGTGATGAACttgaagatgatgatgaggaggaggacgatgacgatgatgagcTCGAACTAGATGCTTTAGGCCTcctctttcgtttctttttcttcttttcctgtgGCTTGTCTTTTGCGGTCTTCCGCTTCTCCTTAGCTGCCTTGGCAGTTTTCTCCTTGACAGGGGCTATGAGGTCCATGGTTGATAACTCTGTGCTTTCAGGCTTTGGCTTCTTCAGTTTACTTGCTTTGCTAGTCTTTCTGTTATTTCCTGAAACTTCTGCCTTGCTTTCCGAGTTCTGTCTCTGCACTGTCACAAGGGCGCTTTTCTTGGTAGCTTCTATTTCCTCTAAGAACTTCTGCTGTGCCTTAATGGGATCATCACAACTTCCAGAGTCATCACTAGCTTCCTTAAGCTTCTCAGTTTGACTTTCAAGTTGTTTCTGACCAACTGCTTCGGTGTCTTCATGAGTTTTCTGTGCTTCTTCAGGCAACAGTTTGTCAATGCATATCTGTGATGGGGAATCAGACTTCGGCATCTGGCAAAGTTTGCTCTGACTGTCACTTTCATCCAACTTGACAGAGCAGGTTGCTAAAAAGATGTGTTGCTCAGCAATGTCGTCACCACGAGTCTCAATCTTGTCATCACAAAGTGACACCTTCTCAGTCAACACTGTTGAAAGCTTACATGGTGAATGCTGAAACATGTCTGCACTATCACAACTGTCTGCTTCTCCAAGAGTGTCGAGCGGGCTGTCCTCGCACATTAGGTTTAACACTGGCTCATTTTTTTCTACGCATGCACCTGCTTCATCAGGTTTTTTATGGCATACAGTTTGCGAAGTGCTCAAATCGGAAGCTTGCTTTTTGTCTTGCTTGCAAGTGGTTTCTGGCGAACGTCTGGGCCCTCTAGCAGCCTTCTCTTCTTCTTCATCCTGTTGATCACCAGTAGATTCCTCCTCACCATTCACTGCTTCTGTAGTGCCATCATCCTGAGGTGCTTCTGGACTCGAAGCCTGTGGCTCTGCACTTGCTGTTTCCATCCGTACTGTGTCCTCCTTCTTATGGTCGTTAGTAGTGGCAtgcttttctttgcttttctTGTCATCTGCCGACTTCTCCTTTTTCTTCTGGCTGTCAGCATTGCTTCTTGCACGGCCCTTTGAGTAACTTACTCGCTCCCTGCTCGGTGACCGCTGTTTGGCTTCCTTCCCACCCTTATGAGTGGCTCTGTCTTTGCCTCTATCCTTGGACTTGCTCCTCCGCCGCTCCCTCGACCTGCTCCTTCTTGTGTCCTTGGCATGGCTTGCCTTTTTGTCTCTAGAGCGACTTCGCTTTCCATCCTTGGACCTGCTCCTCTTTTTATCTCGTGGGGAACGGCTGCGGTGGCGCTCTCGTGATCGCCCCCTTCGTCGATCCCTGGATCTACTTCTCCTTCGCTCCCTTGAGTGGCTTCGTTTCTTGTCTTTTGAACGACTCCTTTTACGTTCACGGGAACGACTTTTCCTGTCTCTGGAGTGCTTAACGCTGCGAGGACTTCTGCCGCGATCCTTCTTTTCTGTTTTGGCACCACTAGTTGCACTCTCTTTCTTCTTGCTGCCATTTCGAGATGAGACATCGAGAGACTCTGTCTTGCTTTTGGCAGACCCTTCACTCTTGTCACTAACTTTAGAAGGCTGCTGCTTTTTCTTCGCATCTCCACGACTTTCTTCAGAATATGCTTTACTGCCTGTGACATCAACTGGTTTCTTGGTTCCATCCTGTGactcatttttaatttttttctctggAACTCCTTCCACTGCATCATCAGGAAGCTTGAGCTCAAACTTATCACTCTTCAAAAACTTCACAAATTCGAACTTTGGCTTCACCTTAAACCTCTTGGGAGGGGCCACAAAGTAAAAGTTACTGTCTTCCTGCTGCTCAGGTTCGGTGGATGGCTTCTCGTTTTTCTCAGGTTCTTCGGCGCTTTTACTCTCAGCAGCACCCGCCTGTGCCTCTTCACTTGTTGTAGCTGCAGCAGTCACTTCTGGGCCTTCCTCATCAGGCTGGTCATCGTCTTCCTTGAACAGCGCACTTGAAATGGGGGCCACTTTTCCAATGTTTTTCCGAGCAAAGCTGAATGACAAGGCACCCTTGACTGGCTTTGTGACTGTAGTAGCTGCCCTCTTCACTTCGAGGGCTTTCTGCAGGGGCTGGTTTGAAGTCAAAGAGAATGCGATGAGTCGCTTCTTTGCCAACGCTTTGCCAATGAGCAGCTTAGACTTGGACTCCTCGATGAGGGGTGGCTCTGTTGCAGGCAAGAGAACCTCCGTAGGTGGGGTAGGTGGGGTAGGAGGTGGAGGCACCTCGGACACCAAGGGCTGTGGCAGCTCGGACACTGAAGGCTGTGGCAAGTCGGGCACCGTAGGTTGTGGCAACTCAGGCAGAGCAGGCTCTGGAAGAGCAGGTGTGGGCTCTTCTGGCGAGTACTTCTCTTGACCAGGGTCTAAGATGGTAAGACCTAAAAATGGAGGTGGGGGTGGGGGAGGTGGAATGTCGGTGGGAAGGGGAATCTCACTAGGCAGTGGTGGCAGTTCGAATATGTTAGAATCGGCAAAGAATGTTGTTTGCGGGAtgtttgcttcttcttcttgttcgtCTTCTGGCACACTTCCTGGTGGACTCTGAGCTTGGCTGTCAAGGTCTTGTTCCTTTTTCGCATTGATTTCATCGTCACTTGAATTGGCATTGCTGGAGTCCTGCTGGCTTTCGTCGGCATCCTGCTGGCTTTCATCGGCATCCTGCTGGCTTTCATCTGCTTCCTGCTGGTTTTCATCTGCTTCCTGCTGGTTTTCATCGGCTTCCTGCTGACTTTCATTAATGTCTTGCTGGCATTCATCAATGTCTTGCTGGCATTCATCGATGTCTTGCTGGCATTCATTAGTGTCCTGCTGGTATTCGTCACTGTCATAGAAAGTGGGAGACTGTGATGATGCTTGTGGCTTTGTTTCATCAACGTAGTCCACCTGCTGGAAACGTCCTCTAAACTTTTCTCCAGTTCCCATTTCGGTGGGTCCCCTATAGCAAGGAAACAGCAATcattttttttagagagagagtCAGCACAACAGCATGATAAAAAATAAACATGAAGGGCTAATTCTTTAGTTTAGGAATGAGTAAACTTGGGCATGTATTTATTTGAACACTCAACTGATGGTTAATAAATAAAGCAAACACAGTGAAACATTTGTAAATATGCAGGCCTTGCAATTATAGACCAGGCCCCATCATAGGGGGCGGACAGGACTCTCACATGAGAGAGACAGCACGTCTTCCTGGAGTTTA
This Dermacentor silvarum isolate Dsil-2018 chromosome 6, BIME_Dsil_1.4, whole genome shotgun sequence DNA region includes the following protein-coding sequences:
- the LOC119456799 gene encoding serine-rich adhesin for platelets-like isoform X33, whose product is MAERFSRFHEVRDYQGKGVDVYDDNLIELEQSSLAEPITQDNLGYQLLLRHGWKSGQGLGKNEQGRTDPLPIILKEDIMGFGRMEMEMDYAEETTEKRRTLEIEKEETEELKLKYKAVQEKEKVVQEALATLKANFYCDLCDKQYTKHQEFDNHINSYDHAHKQRLKELKQREFGRNVLSKVKREDKGREKEQRRLQHLAELRAHVAVMRGPTEMGTGEKFRGRFQQVDYVDETKPQASSQSPTFYDSDEYQQDTNECQQDIDECQQDIDECQQDINESQQEADENQQEADENQQEADESQQDADESQQDADESQQDSSNANSSDDEINAKKEQDLDSQAQSPPGSVPEDEQEEEANIPQTTFFADSNIFELPPLPSEIPLPTDIPPPPPPPPFLGLTILDPGQEKYSPEEPTPALPEPALPELPQPTVPDLPQPSVSELPQPLVSEVPPPPTPPTPPTEVLLPATEPPLIEESKSKLLIGKALAKKRLIAFSLTSNQPLQKALEVKRAATTVTKPVKGALSFSFARKNIGKVAPISSALFKEDDDQPDEEGPEVTAAATTSEEAQAGAAESKSAEEPEKNEKPSTEPEQQEDSNFYFVAPPKRFKVKPKFEFVKFLKSDKFELKLPDDAVEGVPEKKIKNESQDGTKKPVDVTGSKAYSEESRGDAKKKQQPSKVSDKSEGSAKSKTESLDVSSRNGSKKKESATSGAKTEKKDRGRSPRSVKHSRDRKSRSRERKRSRSKDKKRSHSRERRRSRSRDRRRGRSRERHRSRSPRDKKRSRSKDGKRSRSRDKKASHAKDTRRSRSRERRRSKSKDRGKDRATHKGGKEAKQRSPSRERVSYSKGRARSNADSQKKKEKSADDKKSKEKHATTNDHKKEDTVRMETASAEPQASSPEAPQDDGTTEAVNGEEESTGDQQDEEEEKAARGPRRSPETTCKQDKKQASDLSTSQTVCHKKPDEAGACVEKNEPVLNLMCEDSPLDTLGEADSCDSADMFQHSPCKLSTVLTEKVSLCDDKIETRGDDIAEQHIFLATCSVKLDESDSQSKLCQMPKSDSPSQICIDKLLPEEAQKTHEDTEAVGQKQLESQTEKLKEASDDSGSCDDPIKAQQKFLEEIEATKKSALVTVQRQNSESKAEVSGNNRKTSKASKLKKPKPESTELSTMDLIAPVKEKTAKAAKEKRKTAKDKPQEKKKKKRKRRPKASSSSSSSSSSSSSSSSSSSSRSSSSGTSGSSSSSGSGSDSESSSSSSSSSSSSSSSSSSSSSSSSSSSECPQKLKKKRKKLKLKSKMLKEKMARMAKKAQTAKTVQACATMLTQTAGIDSILTIGKQTTQTSEHSGSTFHIGSVSHAARTAEDSKPPQELVKEISASRGPTEQVIVKEAAKADKDLNVLTTFHLEPIEPAYDAQTSKQASDKLQQSCSVKGLEELSSKNVADVPCELKDQHLKIEKNTSDVDEARIGAADAPSKTTEHSKCSHKNKVDDNEAKKLDFVATKVITSGPAKGTCEPSTKKTVEMPSSKSPCNAIAERRSSAEHHIECPVSTERRDSTEHSDTKKDKKDCPSSSRWPTSDDKATDKLDSKRSKEHKRKSEPSPSNEPACKKRASEQDAPRANKVDSRGTSHRLPKSNTTTAEHRRSVTKQEKTKKERTKKEDQEGAKKAKEEAILDPKERERLKGEALEKARKEGSDCIKVKTADRKKEISWPMALIRYTNSKPFISYGCNPIYGKISVAYVKKEKRTSVASNSEEKEEKKDIREVPKDSAKKDGRSRVHKSKKEVPLDAPDRKKVTSPSREAVKESDVTDLVSPDLNAMSGLQALQCLYDNMDSPEVPAKDLDSENEISHSKADQEDVPEEMAISDQWANTELDAAKQCSVETTLASSEALGATHHSKGTVPRTPEREPPEVNTEVPSKSPLAVPVKRESLQDKMQLTAEPETTVESAEKEAAKEHKWEDEGKNSSTKKQVSNEPTRPRKCFMEDKVLRSSQEEVRLPEIEKEENVPSPNAMDVSDDMVDLLSNTETSLEETRFLEYSSRITNEIIADIENAHVETVESVVEKSELQTERAMKTVAEKSERQAERAEKSERQVERAMKTVAEKSERQAERAMKTAAEKSERQAERAMKTVAEKSERLAERAMKAVAEKTERQVERATKTVAEKSERQAKGAMKTIAEKSERQVERATKTVAEKSERQAERAMKTVAEKSELQAERCTKTVAENRELQVERAIKTVAENREPQAGTIMKAEEPKEDVAVAASPSTTALPEELVCMATSQMTPLGADKDLTSEYEKFMEQLNLGSCIEVEVAQEVEVPSEDALEPEQAPDVISAAPAEGKNDLDPVFTIPMQTSLVASLQDDLSEVPVEDIGALEVACESEVSSSPFLPSVPPPLAPVPAPSPAITSALGADSQASCVLAPIGSIVSAGIPITSPLSLSAPASLTTPVSSVAAEAPIPVPVLAAPVAVPAPVSLTSVQTSVPLAGSSPQLVSSAIAATSTPVPVSSSPASSDSSKSIVHTIYSTSDVSLSPSQPSSSKRLHRKRHSDIARTSTSAEEILPSPPKKKDSKHSLHKSASQKPELPAQPEVSSSKSMSRPIIIKVQANSEPRMQSAAPQISQAENVDGLECLPAEQSAPEVCAEVEVGSDVCTEEQVKFASSDDMFVTIVDTEDICLAAVEEVACSSSDDLGSGLAVPAEQPEEKESSPPPPPPPPRYLRLKPRKGSSSSVSSSSSVEEVPPPPPPPPRPPVRCLVLPPPPAGILLPAGRGTLSNEPKKSVTFADGIPPGKEPPSSGGAPSPPPPPPPPPRERKHRTKVKVIIPSSVADSLPPPPPPPKRPPPPPAATAPALATASAAASAVAAAVASAAAPTPPVAVETVAAAYPQYQVHLPQQTYPAAGYTVPYSSYPAAGYAYTATTHLGQTVAYTYAPGQAAHQAMPMQQVQQVPPQQHLYANATAASYVYHPHQIVQAGPAVMQPQQLQQAHLPPPPPPPVGQLPPRPPT
- the LOC119456799 gene encoding serine-rich adhesin for platelets-like isoform X40 translates to MAERFSRFHEVRDYQGKGVDVYDDNLIELEQSSLAEPITQDNLGYQLLLRHGWKSGQGLGKNEQGRTDPLPIILKEDIMGFGRMEMEMDYAEETTEKRRTLEIEKEETEELKLKYKAVQEKEKVVQEALATLKANFYCDLCDKQYTKHQEFDNHINSYDHAHKQRLKELKQREFGRNVLSKVKREDKGREKEQRRLQHLAELRAHVAVMRGPTEMGTGEKFRGRFQQVDYVDETKPQASSQSPTFYDSDEYQQDTNECQQDIDECQQDIDECQQDINESQQEADENQQEADENQQEADESQQDADESQQDADESQQDSSNANSSDDEINAKKEQDLDSQAQSPPGSVPEDEQEEEANIPQTTFFADSNIFELPPLPSEIPLPTDIPPPPPPPPFLGLTILDPGQEKYSPEEPTPALPEPALPELPQPTVPDLPQPSVSELPQPLVSEVPPPPTPPTPPTEVLLPATEPPLIEESKSKLLIGKALAKKRLIAFSLTSNQPLQKALEVKRAATTVTKPVKGALSFSFARKNIGKVAPISSALFKEDDDQPDEEGPEVTAAATTSEEAQAGAAESKSAEEPEKNEKPSTEPEQQEDSNFYFVAPPKRFKVKPKFEFVKFLKSDKFELKLPDDAVEGVPEKKIKNESQDGTKKPVDVTGSKAYSEESRGDAKKKQQPSKVSDKSEGSAKSKTESLDVSSRNGSKKKESATSGAKTEKKDRGRSPRSVKHSRDRKSRSRERKRSRSKDKKRSHSRERRRSRSRDRRRGRSRERHRSRSPRDKKRSRSKDGKRSRSRDKKASHAKDTRRSRSRERRRSKSKDRGKDRATHKGGKEAKQRSPSRERVSYSKGRARSNADSQKKKEKSADDKKSKEKHATTNDHKKEDTVRMETASAEPQASSPEAPQDDGTTEAVNGEEESTGDQQDEEEEKAARGPRRSPETTCKQDKKQASDLSTSQTVCHKKPDEAGACVEKNEPVLNLMCEDSPLDTLGEADSCDSADMFQHSPCKLSTVLTEKVSLCDDKIETRGDDIAEQHIFLATCSVKLDESDSQSKLCQMPKSDSPSQICIDKLLPEEAQKTHEDTEAVGQKQLESQTEKLKEASDDSGSCDDPIKAQQKFLEEIEATKKSALVTVQRQNSESKAEVSGNNRKTSKASKLKKPKPESTELSTMDLIAPVKEKTAKAAKEKRKTAKDKPQEKKKKKRKRRPKASSSSSSSSSSSSSSSSSSSSRSSSSGTSGSSSSSGSGSDSESSSSSSSSSSSSSSSSSSSSSSSSSSSECPQKLKKKRKKLKLKSKMLKEKMARMAKKAQTAKTVQACATMLTQTAGIDSILTIGKQTTQTSEHSGSTFHIGSVSHAARTAEDSKPPQELVKEISASRGPTEQVIVKEAAKADKDLNVLTTFHLEPIEPAYDAQTSKQASDKLQQSCSVKGLEELSSKNVADVPCELKDQHLKIEKNTSDVDEARIGAADAPSKTTEHSKCSHKNKVDDNEAKKLDFVATKVITSGPAKGTCEPSTKKTVEMPSSKSPCNAIAERRSSAEHHIECPVSTERRDSTEHSDTKKDKKDCPSSSRWPTSDDKATDKLDSKRSKEHKRKSEPSPSNEPACKKRASEQDAPRANKVDSRGTSHRLPKSNTTTAEHRRSVTKQEKTKKERTKKEDQEGAKKAKEEAILDPKERERLKGEALEKARKEGSDCIKVKTADRKKEISWPMALIRYTNSKPFISYGCNPIYGKISVAYVKKEKRTSVASNSEEKEEKKDIREVPKDSAKKDGRSRVHKSKKEVPLDAPDRKKVTSPSREAVKESDVTDLVSPDLNAMSGLQALQCLYDNMDSPEVPAKDLDSENEISHSKADQEDVPEEMAISDQWANTELDAAKQCSVETTLASSEALGATHHSKGTVPRTPEREPPEVNTEVPSKSPLAVPVKRESLQDKMQLTAEPETTVESAEKEAAKEHKWEDEGKNSSTKKQVSNEPTRPRKCFMEDKVLRSSQEEVRLPEIEKEENVPSPNAMDVSDDMVDLLSNTETSLEETRFLEYSSRITNEIIADIENAHVETVESVVEKSELQTERAMKTVAEKSERQAERAEKSERQVERAMKTVAEKSERQAERAMKTAAEKSERQVERATKTVAEKSERQAKGAMKTIAEKSERQVERATKTVAEKSERQAERAMKTVAEKSELQAERCTKTVAENRELQVERAIKTVAENREPQAGTIMKAEEPKEDVAVAASPSTTALPEELVCMATSQMTPLGADKDLTSEYEKFMEQLNLGSCIEVEVAQEVEVPSEDALEPEQAPDVISAAPAEGKNDLDPVFTIPMQTSLVASLQDDLSEVPVEDIGALEVACESEVSSSPFLPSVPPPLAPVPAPSPAITSALGADSQASCVLAPIGSIVSAGIPITSPLSLSAPASLTTPVSSVAAEAPIPVPVLAAPVAVPAPVSLTSVQTSVPLAGSSPQLVSSAIAATSTPVPVSSSPASSDSSKSIVHTIYSTSDVSLSPSQPSSSKRLHRKRHSDIARTSTSAEEILPSPPKKKDSKHSLHKSASQKPELPAQPEVSSSKSMSRPIIIKVQANSEPRMQSAAPQISQAENVDGLECLPAEQSAPEVCAEVEVGSDVCTEEQVKFASSDDMFVTIVDTEDICLAAVEEVACSSSDDLGSGLAVPAEQPEEKESSPPPPPPPPRYLRLKPRKGSSSSVSSSSSVEEVPPPPPPPPRPPVRCLVLPPPPAGILLPAGRGTLSNEPKKSVTFADGIPPGKEPPSSGGAPSPPPPPPPPPRERKHRTKVKVIIPSSVADSLPPPPPPPKRPPPPPAATAPALATASAAASAVAAAVASAAAPTPPVAVETVAAAYPQYQVHLPQQTYPAAGYTVPYSSYPAAGYAYTATTHLGQTVAYTYAPGQAAHQAMPMQQVQQVPPQQHLYANATAASYVYHPHQIVQAGPAVMQPQQLQQAHLPPPPPPPVGQLPPRPPT